A region of the Roseiflexus sp. RS-1 genome:
CGACAACTGCTCGCCATGGCGCTGGATCGCGATCCGAACTACTTCCCGGCACGCATCCGCCTGGCGGAACTGGCGGAAGAAGATCAACGCTGGCAGGAAGCGCTTGGGCATCGTCGCTGGCTGGCTGAACATCACCCCGGCGATGATGAGGCGCTGGCGCTGGCGCGCACGCTTCGTCTCAGCGGACCGGAAGGGTACGCTGAAGCTGAACAGACGCTTTTGCCGCTGGTGGAGCGCAACGATGCGGATGCCATCATCGAAATGAGCCGGCTTTACCGGGCTGCCGGGCGAAACGATGCAGCACGCAGCGTGCTGGAGCAGGGGCGCCAGAATACTGCGCGCAGCGCGCCAGCATTCGCCGACCTTTCGCACGAACTCGGACAGGTGCTGCTCGAACTGGGGGACGTCCCGCTGGCTGAGCGCCAGTTCGAAGCGGCGGTCAATTCAAACCCGCGTCACGTGCCTGCGCACCTGGCGCTGGCGCAACTCGCCCGACGCGCAGGGAATGACCGCGCGGCTGCGCGGCGTTACGAAGCGGCGCTTGACGCTGGCGCAAGCGATCCTGCCGTGCTGGAACAGATAGGGATGACGCTGCTCGAACTTCGTGAGTACAATGCCGCAGTGATGGCGTATGAGCGTGCGATTGCACAGCAACCGGCGAGCGCAACGCTCCGCTATGGCGCGGCGCTGGCATATCTGGGCGTGGGGCGCCTCGATGCCGCGTATGAGTCGGCGCGGCGAGCGCTCGAGCGGCGCAATGTCTATCCGGAGGCGCTGGCATTGCTGGGGGACATCGCACTGCAACGCGGCAAACTGGCGGAAGCCGAACAGCAGTATCGCGCGGCGTTGCAGCAGAACCCATCGCTGGCGGCAGCGCACATCGGGCTTGGTCGAGTGGCGGCGACCGGCGGCAACTGGTCGATTGCAGCGGGGCATTTCCTGAATGCAGTGCAGGGTGAACCGCAATCACCCGATGCCCTGCTCTGGCTTGGCGAGGCGCGGCTGCGTACCGCCGATATTGATGGCGCTATTGCGGCATACAGCGAGGCGCTGCACCTGCGCGACAATTTTCCGGAAGCATATTTCGGGCTGGCGCAGGCGGAGTATGGCGCAGGACGCATCGAGGATGCGCTGCGCAATGCCACCCGCGCGCTGGAATTGCGACCACGCTACGCCGAAGCGGCGTTGCTGCTGGGAAAGATCTATGAACGGCAGGGGTACAGTATGCGTGCGCTCGAAGCCTATAAACGGGCGATCGATATCAACCCACGCCTGGCGGAGCCGCACTACCGCCGCGCGCTTCTGCTCATCCGCGCCGATCGGTTGAACGAAGCGCGCGAAGAACTCGAAGTCGCAACCCGCCTCGACCCCAACTTTGCCGAGGCGCATTACTGGTTGGGACGGGTCTATTTTGCGCAACGCAACATTCAGGCGGCGCTCAACCGGTTCCGCGAAGCGGTCAACCGGCAGGGCGGCGCATATCCCGAAGCGCGGTATTATCAGGGACTGGCAGAAGAACAACTCGGAGATTTGAACGCAGCAATCCGGTCATTCGAGACGGTCGCCAATCAGAGTGACGATACGCCCTGGGCGGGCGAAGCGCGCGCAGCGCTGGCGCGAATGAGTGACCGCTAGACAAAGGAGTCCTGAATGACAACCATACCTGCAATGGCGCTACTCGAACAGACAGCGTATCTGTCACCTGTCTGGGCGCGCTACAGCGATATACTCGTTGAGCGCGGCGAAGGGGTCTATCTGTACGATGTCGAAGGGCGACGATACCTGGATTTCACCTGCGGCATCGGTGTAACGAACACCGGGCACTGCCATCCGCGCGTGGTGCAGGCGATCCGCGACCAGGCTGGTCTGCTGCTGCATGGGCAGGCAAACATCGTCTATCACCGCCCGATGCTCGAACTGGTCGCCGAACTGCGCACCATCGTTCCTTCAGAACTCGACAGTTTCTTTTTCAGCAACAGCGGCGCAGAGGCGGTCGAGGGCGCGGTCAAACTGGCGCGTCAGGCGACGGGACGCAGCGACATCATCGCGTTCGATGGCGGCTTCCACGGGCGCACCGCAGGCGCGATGGCGCTCACCAGCAGCAAGGGAAAATATCGCCATCGGGTCGCACCATTGCCTGCAGGGGTGCATTTCGCGCCGTATGCTGCATGCTACCGCTGCGCCATTGCCCGCGCAGCCGGCGCCGACACGGCAGCGATCTCCGGCGCAGCGCCCGACGACCTGGGGTGCTGCGGCAATCCGCTGCATCAGATCGAACACCTGCTGCATACCCAAACGACACCGGAGGACGTGGCAGCAATCCTGGTGGAACCGGTGCTCGGCGAGGGCGGCTATATCGTTCCGCCGGTCTCATTTCTTCAGGGGTTGCGGCGCATCTGCGACCGCTACGGAATACTCCTGATCGTGGACGAAGTGCAGAGCGGATTTGGGCGCACCGGTCGTTTCTTCGCTATCGAACACTTCGGTATCGTTCCCGACATAATGACGGTTGCCAAAGGGATTGCATCAGGACTTCCGCTTTCTGGTATTATTGCACGGCGCGCCATCATGGAACGCTGGCAGCCAGGATCGCATGGCGGCACCTACGGCGGCAATGCAGTCGCGTGTGCTGCTGCGGTCGCCACGATT
Encoded here:
- a CDS encoding aspartate aminotransferase family protein, whose protein sequence is MTTIPAMALLEQTAYLSPVWARYSDILVERGEGVYLYDVEGRRYLDFTCGIGVTNTGHCHPRVVQAIRDQAGLLLHGQANIVYHRPMLELVAELRTIVPSELDSFFFSNSGAEAVEGAVKLARQATGRSDIIAFDGGFHGRTAGAMALTSSKGKYRHRVAPLPAGVHFAPYAACYRCAIARAAGADTAAISGAAPDDLGCCGNPLHQIEHLLHTQTTPEDVAAILVEPVLGEGGYIVPPVSFLQGLRRICDRYGILLIVDEVQSGFGRTGRFFAIEHFGIVPDIMTVAKGIASGLPLSGIIARRAIMERWQPGSHGGTYGGNAVACAAAVATIRAMREERMVENASRQGVLLKTELLRIKAQSPSIGDVRGIGLMVGVELTAADGTPDTALAKRTVAACRDRGLLLLTCGPYDNVIRFIPPLIVEEHQIRDAVRIFEEALAS